One region of Yersinia bercovieri ATCC 43970 genomic DNA includes:
- a CDS encoding DUF2770 family protein, with amino-acid sequence MVINNVREHLLLYICLWLILLALDIYFFFY; translated from the coding sequence ATGGTTATCAATAATGTCCGAGAGCACCTATTGCTCTATATCTGCCTATGGTTGATTTTGTTGGCGTTAGATATTTATTTCTTTTTCTATTAG
- a CDS encoding AI-2E family transporter: MTTPVVSHQGLRLVAMLAMLVVIMAGIKAASPIVVPFLLAIFLAIVLNPLVKLLEKIRIPRTLAIVLLVTLIILLMALLFSRLGSSLNEFARSLPQYRGMMLEKMRELQEFAMRFNIEFSVDDIMKHVDPSTAVNFVTRLLSHLSGAMASTFLLLMTVVFMLFEVERLPYKMQLMFDNPEQGNAILKRALNGVTHYLVIKTVISIATGIVIWLFLAAMGVRFAFLWGLLAFVLNYIPNIGSVLAAIPPIIQALLFNGFADAFAVTGGYILINLIGGNIIDPRMMGRGLGLSTLVVFLSLIFWGWLLGPIGMLLSVPLTIIAKIALELTPAGYKFAVLLSDGKPSKAE, from the coding sequence ATGACAACACCTGTGGTAAGTCATCAAGGGTTACGGCTAGTTGCAATGCTGGCAATGCTGGTGGTAATTATGGCCGGAATAAAGGCTGCATCACCCATCGTTGTGCCATTCTTACTGGCTATTTTTCTCGCTATTGTACTGAATCCGCTGGTTAAATTACTCGAGAAAATAAGAATTCCCCGCACACTGGCTATTGTCCTATTAGTCACCCTCATTATTTTACTGATGGCACTACTCTTTAGCCGCCTGGGTTCCTCATTAAATGAGTTCGCCCGATCATTACCGCAATATCGCGGTATGATGCTGGAAAAAATGCGCGAGCTACAAGAGTTCGCCATGCGCTTTAATATCGAATTCTCGGTGGATGACATCATGAAACATGTCGATCCTAGCACTGCGGTGAACTTTGTTACTCGGCTGCTTAGCCATCTTTCTGGTGCCATGGCCAGCACGTTCTTGTTGCTGATGACCGTGGTGTTTATGTTATTTGAAGTGGAACGTCTGCCTTATAAAATGCAGCTGATGTTTGATAATCCAGAGCAGGGGAATGCTATCCTCAAACGTGCGCTAAATGGTGTAACCCACTATCTGGTCATCAAAACAGTTATTAGTATCGCGACGGGGATTGTTATTTGGCTATTCCTGGCGGCGATGGGCGTCAGATTTGCTTTCCTATGGGGCCTGCTAGCTTTTGTCCTGAATTACATACCTAATATCGGTTCAGTATTGGCTGCTATTCCGCCGATTATTCAGGCGCTGCTGTTTAACGGCTTTGCCGATGCTTTTGCGGTAACCGGCGGCTATATTCTAATCAATCTGATTGGCGGTAATATTATTGATCCACGTATGATGGGCCGTGGCTTGGGGTTATCAACGTTGGTGGTATTCTTATCATTGATTTTCTGGGGTTGGCTATTAGGGCCAATTGGTATGCTGCTCTCTGTCCCTTTAACCATCATTGCCAAAATTGCACTTGAACTCACCCCTGCGGGCTATAAATTTGCAGTTTTACTGAGTGATGGTAAACCGAGCAAAGCGGAGTAA
- the bssS gene encoding biofilm formation regulator BssS, whose product MHRNDEVIQTHPLVGWDISTVDVYNAMMIRLHYLSSMNQPPEDALVDRTLWLTTDVARQLINILEAGIAKIESSEYQDLDHRKH is encoded by the coding sequence ATGCACAGAAATGATGAAGTTATTCAGACTCACCCGCTTGTAGGTTGGGATATCAGCACGGTAGATGTATACAACGCGATGATGATACGTCTTCATTACCTGTCTTCCATGAATCAACCGCCAGAAGATGCACTGGTTGATAGAACACTCTGGTTAACAACCGATGTTGCACGCCAATTAATAAATATTTTAGAAGCAGGCATTGCAAAAATTGAGTCATCAGAATATCAAGATCTGGATCACCGTAAGCATTAA
- the solA gene encoding N-methyl-L-tryptophan oxidase, which translates to MDYDLIVIGSGSVGSAAGYYASQAGLNVLMIDSAMPPHQAGSHHGDTRIIRHAYGEGEKYVPLVLRAQALWDQLSAETGERLFQASGVLNLGPDDSTFLQNAQHSAQQYHLPVETLTAAQVREKWPVFTVPDNYIGVFEPQAGFLRSELAIKTLIKAVTEAGCGILFNCPVTAIVPLEEGVDVVTIDGTYSAKKVVVTAGTWVKELLPTLPVTAIRKVFSWHHADGRYSEGNHFPAFTVETPDNIHYYGFPSQNEELKLGKHNGGQPIESAAQRKPFGSYAEDGTEVFGFLRNFLPGVGVCLRGAACSYDMSPDEDFIIDTLPDNQNIMVVTGLSGHGFKFATALGEVAALFAQNRASPIDISAFSLSRFTHSEPEN; encoded by the coding sequence ATGGATTACGATTTGATTGTCATTGGTAGTGGTTCTGTTGGCTCTGCCGCGGGCTACTATGCCTCACAAGCCGGCTTAAACGTGCTAATGATTGATAGTGCGATGCCTCCCCATCAGGCTGGCAGCCACCACGGCGACACCCGAATCATTCGCCATGCATATGGTGAAGGCGAGAAATATGTGCCCTTAGTATTACGTGCTCAAGCGCTTTGGGATCAACTGTCAGCCGAAACCGGTGAGAGGTTATTTCAGGCCAGTGGCGTGCTTAATTTGGGGCCAGATGACTCAACTTTCCTGCAAAATGCACAACACAGCGCGCAACAATATCATTTGCCGGTAGAGACGTTAACAGCAGCGCAGGTTCGTGAAAAATGGCCAGTATTTACTGTACCGGACAATTATATTGGTGTGTTTGAACCGCAGGCTGGTTTTTTGCGTTCAGAATTAGCTATCAAAACATTAATTAAGGCGGTCACTGAGGCTGGCTGCGGTATCTTATTCAATTGCCCGGTCACGGCGATTGTCCCTCTGGAGGAGGGGGTAGATGTCGTCACCATTGATGGTACTTATAGTGCCAAAAAAGTCGTCGTTACCGCCGGCACATGGGTCAAAGAGTTGTTACCTACATTGCCCGTGACAGCAATACGCAAAGTTTTCTCCTGGCATCATGCCGATGGCCGCTACAGCGAAGGTAATCATTTCCCGGCATTTACCGTAGAAACACCGGATAACATCCATTATTACGGTTTTCCCTCACAAAATGAGGAGCTTAAACTCGGCAAGCATAATGGCGGGCAGCCTATTGAGTCAGCGGCTCAGCGCAAACCTTTTGGCAGCTATGCAGAAGATGGCACGGAAGTTTTTGGATTTTTACGGAATTTCTTACCCGGTGTTGGCGTCTGCCTGCGTGGCGCCGCATGTAGCTATGATATGAGCCCCGATGAAGACTTCATCATTGATACCCTGCCTGATAACCAGAATATTATGGTGGTAACGGGTTTAAGTGGCCATGGGTTTAAATTTGCGACAGCATTGGGAGAAGTTGCGGCGCTCTTCGCACAAAACAGAGCTTCCCCCATTGATATATCTGCTTTTTCTTTGTCTCGTTTCACTCACTCCGAGCCTGAGAACTGA
- a CDS encoding helix-turn-helix transcriptional regulator, translating to MKILIIDECFYTRSGVNTYFNSSVSLNLMDSPTVEQATLTVNDFAPDIIIVNLTKYCRFGGYCPLLEQFLSCCGQAKIYIYLDASYPFSETPIPLTDSVSILAKRYLPELLKKLSNISNEMRKPHSPCPSSLFSPQEHKVMCYWMMEMPNYRIARKLNISDSTVYSHKRHITEKIKVRNRLELCFIYNVFKYLY from the coding sequence ATGAAAATATTAATTATTGATGAATGTTTTTATACCCGATCAGGGGTAAATACTTATTTTAATAGCTCTGTATCACTTAATTTAATGGATTCGCCTACTGTTGAGCAGGCGACATTGACTGTTAATGATTTTGCTCCAGATATAATAATTGTTAATCTTACCAAATATTGCCGTTTCGGCGGCTATTGCCCATTACTCGAACAATTTTTAAGTTGTTGTGGCCAAGCTAAAATCTATATTTATTTGGATGCCTCCTATCCATTCAGTGAAACGCCAATTCCCTTGACTGATTCAGTCTCAATTTTGGCAAAAAGGTATTTGCCGGAGCTGCTGAAAAAGCTTTCTAATATCTCAAATGAGATGCGTAAACCGCACTCACCTTGCCCATCATCACTGTTTAGCCCACAAGAGCATAAAGTGATGTGCTACTGGATGATGGAGATGCCCAATTACCGTATTGCCAGAAAATTGAATATCAGTGATAGCACCGTTTATTCACATAAGCGGCATATTACCGAAAAAATCAAAGTCAGAAATCGGCTAGAGCTGTGCTTTATCTATAATGTTTTTAAATATTTATACTAA